A stretch of the Vigna radiata var. radiata cultivar VC1973A chromosome 7, Vradiata_ver6, whole genome shotgun sequence genome encodes the following:
- the LOC106769236 gene encoding T-complex protein 1 subunit alpha — protein sequence MAVVAQTPDIAGERQSGQDVRTQNVVACQAVANIVKSSLGPVGLDKMLVDDIGDVTITNDGATILKMLEVEHPAAKVLVELAELQDREVGDGTTSVVIVAAELLKRANDLVRNKIHPTSIISGYRLAMREACKYVEEKLSVKVEKLGKDSLINCAKTSMSSKLIAGDSDFFANLVVDAVQSVKMTNARGEVKYPIKGINILKAHGKSARDSFLMNGYALNTGRAAQGMPLRVAPAKIACLDFNLQKTKMQLGVQVLVTDPRELEKIRQREADMTKERIEKLLKAGANVVLTTKGIDDMALKYFVEAGAIAVRRVRKEDMRHVAKATGATLVSTFADMEGEETFEPSFLGSADEVVEERISDDAVVMIKGTKTTSAVSLILRGANDHMLDEMDRALHDALSIVKRTLESNMVVAGGGAVEAALSVYLEYLATTLGSREQLAIAEFAESLLIIPKVLSVNAAKDATELVAKLRAYHHSAQTKADKKHLSSMGLDLSEGKIRNNLEAGVIEPAMSKVKIIQFATEAAITILRIDDMIKLVKEESQNED from the exons ATGGCGGTTGTTGCACAAACCCCTGACATCGCCGGCGAGCGACAGTCCGGCCAAGACGTTCGCACACAAAACG TGGTAGCGTGCCAAGCCGTTGCCAACATCGTCAAAAGCTCGTTAGGTCCCGTTGGTCTCGACAAG ATGCTCGTCGACGACATTGGCGACGTCACAATCACCAACGACGGTGCTACGATTCTCAAGATGTTGGAAGTGGAGCATCCTGCTGCCAAG GTTTTGGTGGAACTTGCCGAGCTTCAAGACAGGGAAGTAGGAGATGGTACTACCTCTGTCGTCATTGTAGCCGCTGAACTTCTCAAA AGGGCAAATGATCTTGTCAGGAACAAGATTCATCCTACCTCGATCATCAGTGGATATAGA CTTGCTATGCGGGAGGCCTGTAAATATGTAGAAGAAAAACTGTCTGTCAAG GTTGAAAAGCTTGGAAAGGATTCACTTATTAACTGTGCCAAGACCAGTATGTCCTCAAAGTTGATTGCTGGTGATAGTGACTTCTTTGCTAATTTG GTTGTAGATGCTGTGCAATCTGTTAAGATGACCAATGCTCGAGGTGAAGTTAAGTACCCAATTAAG GGAATCAATATCTTGAAAGCCCATGGAAAAAGTGCTAGAGACAGTTTTCTGATGAATGGTTATGCTCTAAATACTGGCCGTGCTGCACAAGGAATGCCTCTTAGGGTTGCCCCTGCAAAAATTGCGTGTCTTGATTTCAATCTACAGAAGACAAAAATGCAATTGGGTGTTCAAGTTTTAGTTACTGATCCTAGGGAGCTAGAGAAAATTCGTCAAAG AGAGGCTGATATGACTAAGGAACGGATTGAAAAGCTATTGAAAGCGGGAGCTAATGTTGTTCTGACTACTAAAGGAATTGATGACATGGCACTTAAG TACTTTGTTGAGGCTGGGGCAATTGCTGTAAGACGCGTACGGAAAGAGGATATGCGTCACGTTGCCAAAGCTACTGGTGCAACATTG GTCTCCACATTTGCTGATATGGAAGGAGAGGAAACATTTGAACCATCTTTTCTTGGATCTGCTGATGAGGTTGTTGAGGAAAGAATATCTGATGATGCTGTAGTTATGATCAAAGGGACCAAAACTACAAGTGCA GTATCTTTGATTTTAAGAGGTGCAAATGACCATATGCTTGATGAGATGGATAGAGCTCTGCATGATGCGTTGTCGATTGTCAAGAGAACTCTTGAATCAAATATG gtGGTAGCTGGTGGAGGTGCAGTTGAAGCAGCTTTGTCAGTTTATTTGGAGTACCTTGCTACAACTTTAGGGTCTCGGGAGCAGTTGGCTATAGCAGAATTTGCTGAGTCTCTGTTAATCATTCCAAAG GTGCTTTCGGTTAATGCTGCTAAGGATGCTACTGAGCTGGTTGCAAAATTACGGGCCTACCACCATTCAGCGCAAACTAAAGCTGATAAGAAACATTTATCAAG CATGGGTCTGGACCTTTCTGAAGGGAAAATCAGAAACAACTTGGAGGCTGGAGTCATTGAGCCTGCAATGAGCAAAGTCAAAATTATTCAG TTTGCCACAGAAGCTGCAATTACTATCCTACGAATTGATGACATGATCAAGCTTGTCAAGGAAGAAAGTCAAAACGAAGATTAG
- the LOC106767683 gene encoding probable inactive poly [ADP-ribose] polymerase SRO2 isoform X2, with product MQRIENWVGKGLTKVEKESEEYESIKNGFLKGMEFMGNATTVIAIHKNDVSFSLARQARWDSFNIFSKAVAIKSGGDANVRNAWYGGSLDDLLEIVSVGFNGCKSHDDHDESHGVGIPLFSVHSSIDSAMCTVADEHGLRHVLLCRVILGKVEAVGCGSKQSQPSSKQYDSGVDDILAPTKHIIWTAFMNSHIHPNYILSFRYNYTKDSVVHGALKPQSPYVLFHNLVARVSNDLKPAEMTMLLRSYRIYRQRKISREVWINRVRLIVGDTLLHSVITKSNYD from the exons atgcagcGAATAGAGAATTGGGTTGGGAAGGGATTAACGAAAGTAGAAAAGGAGAGTGAAGAATACGAATCCATTAAGAATGGTTTCTTGAAGGGTATGGAATTTATGGGAAATGCGACAACTGTCATTGCCATTCACAAGAACGATGTTTCCTTTAGTTTGGCAAGGCAAGCTCGTTGGGATTCCttcaatattttctctaagGCTGTGGCAATCAAATCTGGTGGAGATGCAAATGTAAGGAATGCTTGGTACGGTGGTTCCTTGGATGATCTCCTAGAAATTGTATCTGTTGGATTCAATGGATGCAAAAGCCATGATGATCACGATGAGTCTCACGGTGTCGGGATTCCCTTATTTTCAGTCCATTCCTCCATTGATAG TGCTATGTGTACAGTAGCAGATGAGCATGGCTTGAGACATGTGTTACTATGCAGAGTGATTTTAGGGAAGGTGGAAGCTGTTGGTTGTGGTTCAAAGCAGAGCCAACCTAGTTCTAAGCAATATGACTCTGGTGTGGATGATATTTTAGCACCTACAAAACATATTATCTGGACTGCTTTTATGAATTCACACATTCATCCAAATTATATTCTTAGTTTCAGATATAATTACACAAAAG ATTCAGTGGTACATGGAGCACTGAAACCTCAATCACCATATGTGTTGTTTCACAATTTAGTAGCAAGAGTTTCAAATGATTTGAAACCAGCAGAGATGACTATGTTACTCAGAAGCTACCGAATTTACCGA CAACGGAAGATTTCAAGGGAAGTATGGATAAACAGAGTGAGATTGATTGTGGGAGACACACTGCTCCATTCAGTCATCACAAAATCCAACTACGAT TAG
- the LOC106767683 gene encoding probable inactive poly [ADP-ribose] polymerase SRO2 isoform X1, which translates to MQRIENWVGKGLTKVEKESEEYESIKNGFLKGMEFMGNATTVIAIHKNDVSFSLARQARWDSFNIFSKAVAIKSGGDANVRNAWYGGSLDDLLEIVSVGFNGCKSHDDHDESHGVGIPLFSVHSSIDSAMCTVADEHGLRHVLLCRVILGKVEAVGCGSKQSQPSSKQYDSGVDDILAPTKHIIWTAFMNSHIHPNYILSFRYNYTKDSVVHGALKPQSPYVLFHNLVARVSNDLKPAEMTMLLRSYRIYRQRKISREVWINRVRLIVGDTLLHSVITKSNYDVHIL; encoded by the exons atgcagcGAATAGAGAATTGGGTTGGGAAGGGATTAACGAAAGTAGAAAAGGAGAGTGAAGAATACGAATCCATTAAGAATGGTTTCTTGAAGGGTATGGAATTTATGGGAAATGCGACAACTGTCATTGCCATTCACAAGAACGATGTTTCCTTTAGTTTGGCAAGGCAAGCTCGTTGGGATTCCttcaatattttctctaagGCTGTGGCAATCAAATCTGGTGGAGATGCAAATGTAAGGAATGCTTGGTACGGTGGTTCCTTGGATGATCTCCTAGAAATTGTATCTGTTGGATTCAATGGATGCAAAAGCCATGATGATCACGATGAGTCTCACGGTGTCGGGATTCCCTTATTTTCAGTCCATTCCTCCATTGATAG TGCTATGTGTACAGTAGCAGATGAGCATGGCTTGAGACATGTGTTACTATGCAGAGTGATTTTAGGGAAGGTGGAAGCTGTTGGTTGTGGTTCAAAGCAGAGCCAACCTAGTTCTAAGCAATATGACTCTGGTGTGGATGATATTTTAGCACCTACAAAACATATTATCTGGACTGCTTTTATGAATTCACACATTCATCCAAATTATATTCTTAGTTTCAGATATAATTACACAAAAG ATTCAGTGGTACATGGAGCACTGAAACCTCAATCACCATATGTGTTGTTTCACAATTTAGTAGCAAGAGTTTCAAATGATTTGAAACCAGCAGAGATGACTATGTTACTCAGAAGCTACCGAATTTACCGA CAACGGAAGATTTCAAGGGAAGTATGGATAAACAGAGTGAGATTGATTGTGGGAGACACACTGCTCCATTCAGTCATCACAAAATCCAACTACGATGTGCACATTCTTTAG